Proteins encoded within one genomic window of Akkermansiaceae bacterium:
- a CDS encoding OmpA family protein, whose amino-acid sequence MKRSLLAAALISLTAPLLSAKDAAGSKDHPDFKRITGSEIIWHKASKFDELTIQLERVEFDYGTQEFKKTKSDKAEGQLTTLYYKLPADSTTLEAVRQYEAELKPAGYETLFTAENDKLDDGYGRFVERTFPIAKKTDQLQYLHEFNKDEQRYAVLKGKGKGGNDIYVSIYAFRLDDVGTGFDKLVEGHKLEKGNVVARVDILETKAMDTRMTAVKAEEITSSIDTEGRIAIYGVFFDTDKSDIKPESAESLAEMAKAISAGKGTYLIVGHTDNQGDLNYNQTLSLKRATAVTAALTGEYKIPADRVIPVGVGMAAPLAPNTDDKGRSKNRRVEIVKM is encoded by the coding sequence ATGAAACGATCTCTGTTAGCCGCCGCACTCATCAGCCTCACCGCTCCGCTCCTATCCGCGAAGGACGCCGCGGGGTCCAAGGACCATCCGGACTTCAAACGCATCACCGGCTCCGAGATCATCTGGCACAAGGCGTCGAAGTTCGATGAACTCACCATCCAGCTTGAGCGCGTGGAGTTCGACTACGGCACCCAGGAATTCAAGAAAACCAAGAGCGACAAGGCGGAAGGCCAGCTCACCACCCTCTACTACAAGCTCCCCGCGGACTCCACCACCCTGGAAGCCGTGCGCCAATACGAAGCGGAGCTGAAACCCGCTGGCTACGAAACACTCTTCACCGCGGAGAATGACAAGCTGGATGACGGCTACGGCCGCTTCGTGGAGCGGACCTTCCCCATCGCGAAAAAGACCGACCAGCTCCAGTATCTCCATGAGTTCAACAAGGACGAGCAGCGCTACGCCGTCCTCAAGGGAAAGGGCAAGGGCGGCAACGACATCTATGTTTCCATCTATGCCTTCCGCCTGGATGACGTGGGCACCGGTTTCGACAAGCTGGTGGAGGGACACAAGCTGGAGAAAGGCAACGTCGTCGCGCGCGTGGACATCCTGGAAACGAAGGCCATGGACACCCGCATGACCGCGGTGAAGGCTGAGGAGATCACCAGCTCCATCGACACCGAGGGCCGGATCGCCATCTACGGCGTGTTCTTTGATACGGACAAGTCGGACATCAAGCCGGAGTCCGCCGAGTCCCTCGCCGAGATGGCAAAAGCCATCAGCGCCGGGAAAGGCACCTACCTCATCGTCGGCCACACGGACAACCAGGGTGACCTCAACTACAACCAGACGCTGTCCCTGAAGCGCGCCACCGCCGTGACCGCCGCCCTCACCGGAGAATACAAGATCCCTGCGGACCGCGTGATCCCCGTGGGTGTCGGCATGGCCGCCCCGCTCGCCCCGAACACGGATGACAAGGGCCGGTCAAAGAACCGCCGCGTGGAAATCGTGAAGATGTGA
- a CDS encoding FAD-dependent oxidoreductase, which yields MRFILIFLGLAGIVHAEPFDVLVYGGTPAGIAAGVTAAREGASVVVIEPTPWIGGMVTGGLARSDIGKKETIGGFPKEFFTKAAEGLEEKWMWYAEPKANLRAFEALLSEAKVRVVKGQTLKSVRKEAGKIMAITTADGTEYPALQFIDASYEGDLMAMSGVGYRVGRESRAEYDEPLAGFHPMPVRPRPNEIMASGKIGPSYIHGTPAKISALDANGEPIHGVRKISAERGSADGLTQAYNFRVVVTQRGDIKIPFPKPANYQPERYELLLRLIHAFPKVAFNRLFHLGEIANGKYDLNAQGLFSTDYPGGNTGYPDGDWTERSRIRQDHIDHIQGMLWFLGNDGRVPEELREETNGWGLCRDEFTDHGNWPYALYIREGRRMKGAYVMVQADCQRAVRKPDSVGMGSFVIDCHIVQRIVADDGTVADEGSFPDAPSQPYQIPYRSLTPKEEECVNLLVPVCFSASHIAYCSMRMEPVYMAMGQASGLAAVRAAQGKVPVQKIDVAALRDKLKEQGAVLELDIPGAVMAEELPGVVMDDAEAEFVGDWTHSGYGAPVNLSSSHDGGLGKGEKSATFRLTVPKAGNHELRFYYSAASNRASNAKVTILRGDRSSTMEVDQRKLAAFASLGTSKFAAGEEVVVKVSNADADGIVSVDAVQLLPVK from the coding sequence ATGAGGTTCATTCTGATATTCCTGGGGTTGGCAGGCATCGTCCATGCGGAGCCGTTTGATGTGTTGGTGTATGGCGGGACCCCGGCCGGCATCGCGGCTGGGGTGACGGCGGCGAGGGAGGGGGCGTCCGTGGTGGTGATCGAGCCGACACCATGGATCGGTGGGATGGTGACCGGCGGGCTGGCGCGGAGTGACATCGGGAAGAAGGAAACCATCGGCGGATTTCCGAAGGAGTTTTTCACGAAGGCGGCGGAAGGGCTGGAGGAAAAGTGGATGTGGTATGCGGAGCCGAAGGCGAACCTGCGTGCGTTCGAGGCGCTGCTGTCGGAGGCGAAGGTGCGGGTGGTGAAAGGACAGACGCTGAAATCCGTGAGGAAGGAGGCGGGGAAAATCATGGCGATCACCACCGCGGACGGGACGGAGTATCCAGCGCTCCAGTTCATCGACGCTTCCTATGAAGGTGACCTCATGGCGATGTCCGGCGTGGGTTACCGGGTGGGGCGTGAGAGCAGGGCGGAGTATGACGAGCCGCTGGCGGGATTCCACCCGATGCCGGTGAGGCCGCGTCCGAACGAGATCATGGCCAGCGGAAAGATCGGCCCCAGCTACATCCACGGAACACCGGCGAAGATTTCCGCGCTGGACGCGAATGGTGAGCCGATCCACGGGGTGAGGAAGATCAGCGCGGAACGGGGCAGCGCGGACGGTCTCACCCAGGCCTACAACTTCCGGGTGGTGGTGACGCAGCGGGGGGACATCAAGATTCCTTTCCCCAAGCCCGCGAACTACCAGCCGGAGCGGTATGAACTGCTGCTGCGGCTGATCCATGCTTTCCCGAAGGTGGCGTTCAACCGCCTGTTCCATCTGGGTGAGATCGCGAACGGGAAATATGATCTCAATGCACAGGGGCTGTTCTCGACCGACTACCCCGGAGGGAATACCGGCTATCCGGATGGAGACTGGACGGAAAGGAGCAGGATCCGGCAGGACCACATCGACCACATCCAGGGGATGCTGTGGTTTCTGGGGAATGACGGGCGCGTGCCGGAGGAACTGAGGGAGGAAACGAACGGATGGGGGCTGTGCCGGGATGAGTTCACGGACCACGGGAACTGGCCGTACGCATTATATATAAGGGAAGGCCGCCGGATGAAGGGTGCCTATGTGATGGTGCAGGCGGATTGCCAGCGTGCGGTGCGGAAGCCGGACAGCGTGGGCATGGGTTCGTTTGTGATCGACTGCCACATCGTGCAGCGCATCGTGGCGGATGATGGCACTGTGGCGGATGAGGGATCATTCCCGGATGCTCCCTCCCAGCCCTACCAGATTCCTTACCGCAGCCTGACTCCGAAGGAGGAGGAGTGCGTGAACCTGCTGGTGCCTGTCTGTTTCTCCGCCTCCCACATCGCGTATTGTTCGATGAGGATGGAGCCGGTGTATATGGCGATGGGGCAGGCCTCCGGGCTGGCGGCGGTGCGGGCCGCGCAGGGAAAGGTGCCGGTGCAGAAGATCGATGTGGCCGCGCTCCGCGACAAGCTGAAGGAGCAGGGCGCGGTGCTGGAGCTGGACATCCCCGGAGCGGTCATGGCGGAGGAGCTGCCGGGCGTGGTGATGGATGATGCGGAGGCGGAGTTCGTGGGCGACTGGACGCACAGCGGCTACGGCGCGCCGGTGAATCTGAGCAGCAGCCATGACGGCGGGCTGGGGAAAGGGGAAAAGAGCGCGACCTTCCGCCTGACGGTGCCAAAGGCCGGCAACCATGAGTTGAGATTCTACTACAGCGCCGCCTCCAACCGTGCGTCGAACGCGAAGGTCACCATCCTGCGCGGCGACCGCAGCTCCACCATGGAGGTGGACCAGCGGAAGCTGGCGGCCTTTGCCTCGCTGGGAACGTCGAAGTTCGCCGCGGGGGAGGAAGTGGTGGTGAAGGTCAGCAACGCGGATGCGGACGGCATCGTCTCTGTGGATGCGGTGCAGTTGCTGCCGGTGAAGTGA
- a CDS encoding phosphoribosylanthranilate isomerase: MTLERFLDTDHVSLKICGVTTPGDAQRLVDHDVPALGANFWPQSKRHLRPEDASFLKELAGKILRVGVFVNQDPELPIRLFNEGLIDVVQLHGDERPSDAAPYVTAGIPFIKAIGVKTLSDLSLAAGFGASAILLDAHAPGVYGGTGEAFDWNVANAFKKDHPTLPIILAGGIIPGNAALAASTVRPAALDVASGAEIAPGVKDFDKISQLLSALQH, from the coding sequence GTGACGCTCGAACGCTTCCTGGATACCGATCATGTTTCGCTGAAGATCTGCGGTGTGACCACCCCCGGCGACGCACAGCGGTTGGTGGACCACGATGTGCCCGCGCTGGGCGCGAACTTCTGGCCGCAGTCGAAACGCCACCTCCGTCCGGAGGACGCATCCTTCCTCAAGGAACTCGCCGGAAAAATCCTGCGCGTGGGTGTGTTCGTGAACCAGGATCCGGAACTGCCCATCCGTCTTTTCAACGAAGGGCTGATCGATGTCGTGCAGCTTCATGGCGATGAACGGCCGTCCGATGCCGCGCCCTACGTGACGGCGGGCATCCCCTTCATCAAGGCCATCGGTGTGAAGACCCTTTCCGACCTGTCCCTCGCCGCCGGGTTCGGCGCATCCGCCATCCTGCTGGATGCCCATGCACCCGGCGTCTATGGCGGCACGGGGGAGGCGTTCGACTGGAACGTCGCCAACGCATTCAAGAAAGACCATCCCACGCTCCCCATCATTCTCGCCGGAGGCATCATCCCCGGAAATGCCGCGCTCGCCGCCTCCACGGTGCGCCCCGCCGCGCTCGATGTCGCATCCGGCGCGGAGATCGCCCCCGGTGTGAAGGACTTCGACAAGATCTCCCAACTCCTCTCCGCGCTCCAACACTGA
- a CDS encoding TatD family hydrolase produces the protein MLTDSHCHLASHRFSPEEAPSLIQHAHDAGVNRLVTLATCLEDVEPNLSIARHPSVHACIGIHPCDVHNAPDDAMEKLAAYVADPRVCAIGETGLDYYHPAPDGWDKESFRSRQRTFLHQHFRLAAEAGLNIVIHTRDKEGQSSLDDALSIYAEYHKDVRAVFHCFISTAANARRVFDLGGIISFGGVATFKSAREVRETILSCAAGTFMLETDAPYLAPEPHRGKRNEPAFVSHTASFIASLRGEHINALESHTNDVASSFFRFRA, from the coding sequence ATGCTGACGGATTCCCACTGCCACCTCGCCTCCCACCGCTTCTCTCCGGAGGAAGCTCCGTCCCTCATCCAGCACGCGCATGACGCGGGTGTGAACCGGCTGGTCACCCTGGCGACGTGCCTGGAGGATGTGGAGCCGAACCTTTCCATCGCACGGCATCCATCCGTGCACGCCTGCATCGGCATCCATCCGTGTGATGTCCACAACGCGCCTGACGATGCGATGGAAAAACTCGCCGCATACGTGGCGGATCCCCGCGTGTGCGCCATCGGTGAGACGGGGCTGGACTACTACCACCCCGCGCCGGATGGCTGGGATAAGGAAAGCTTCCGCTCACGGCAAAGGACGTTCCTCCACCAGCATTTCCGTCTCGCCGCGGAAGCCGGCCTCAACATCGTCATCCACACCCGTGACAAGGAAGGCCAGTCATCGCTCGATGACGCGCTGTCCATCTACGCGGAGTATCACAAGGATGTCCGCGCGGTCTTCCACTGCTTCATCAGCACCGCCGCCAACGCGCGCCGGGTGTTCGATCTCGGAGGCATCATTTCCTTCGGTGGCGTCGCCACGTTCAAAAGCGCGCGTGAAGTGAGGGAGACCATCCTCTCATGCGCGGCGGGGACTTTCATGCTGGAGACGGACGCGCCTTACCTCGCTCCGGAGCCGCATCGCGGAAAGCGCAACGAGCCTGCCTTCGTCTCGCACACCGCTTCGTTCATCGCTTCGCTGCGCGGAGAGCACATCAACGCTCTCGAGTCGCACACCAACGATGTGGCGTCTTCTTTCTTCCGCTTCCGCGCGTGA
- a CDS encoding LysM peptidoglycan-binding domain-containing protein gives MNPIKLIIPSAIAIALSSCATKNDEYDTSYAPADAGYDAPAPSNQTYDTPAAYEDAGSAYTPNIPAAPSTPSAPAHVPSTGGGVAATHTVVKGDTLGGIARKYKVSIASIKAANGMTSDIVVLGKTLKIPAN, from the coding sequence ATGAACCCGATCAAGCTGATCATTCCATCGGCCATTGCCATCGCACTCTCTTCCTGCGCGACGAAGAACGACGAGTACGACACCAGCTACGCTCCCGCTGATGCCGGATACGATGCTCCCGCACCGTCCAACCAGACCTACGACACGCCCGCCGCGTATGAGGACGCTGGCTCCGCCTACACCCCTAACATCCCGGCGGCGCCTTCCACTCCATCCGCACCGGCACACGTTCCATCCACCGGCGGAGGCGTGGCTGCCACGCACACCGTCGTCAAAGGCGACACGCTCGGCGGCATCGCGAGGAAATACAAAGTCTCCATCGCCTCCATCAAGGCCGCCAATGGCATGACCAGCGACATCGTCGTGCTGGGCAAGACACTCAAAATCCCCGCCAACTGA
- a CDS encoding BlaI/MecI/CopY family transcriptional regulator, protein MARPSHPSNLELQALSVIWHDGPSTVSSVHAALPDGKERAYTTVLSVMQSLERKKLVKRITTEGRAHVYDATYNQEVIVRSATHDFLNAFGGRLDEAILAILSAGQLTPEEKTNIERELQRHKAMAAKKTAKKAAAKTAKKAVKKVAKKAPAKKAAAKKAPAKKAPAKKAPAKKAPAKKVAKKAAKKVAAKSAKKTVKKAAKKTVAKKAAPAKKAPAKKAAAKKVAKKAPAKKAAAKKAPAKKAAPAKKAPAKKAAAKKA, encoded by the coding sequence ATGGCCAGGCCATCCCATCCATCCAACCTCGAACTCCAGGCGCTCTCCGTCATCTGGCACGATGGACCCTCGACCGTCTCCTCGGTGCATGCCGCCCTTCCCGATGGAAAGGAACGCGCCTACACCACCGTGCTCTCCGTGATGCAGAGCCTCGAGCGCAAGAAGCTCGTAAAGCGCATCACCACCGAAGGCCGCGCCCATGTCTATGACGCGACCTACAACCAGGAAGTCATCGTCAGGAGCGCGACCCATGACTTCCTCAACGCTTTTGGAGGACGGCTCGATGAGGCGATCCTCGCTATCCTCTCCGCCGGTCAGTTAACTCCGGAAGAGAAAACCAACATCGAACGCGAACTCCAAAGACACAAAGCCATGGCTGCAAAAAAAACAGCGAAGAAGGCCGCGGCCAAAACCGCGAAGAAAGCCGTAAAGAAAGTTGCCAAGAAAGCTCCGGCCAAAAAAGCCGCCGCCAAAAAGGCTCCTGCCAAAAAAGCACCGGCTAAGAAAGCACCCGCCAAAAAGGCTCCTGCCAAAAAGGTAGCCAAGAAAGCGGCGAAAAAGGTGGCAGCGAAAAGCGCCAAGAAAACCGTGAAGAAGGCAGCGAAGAAGACCGTCGCCAAGAAAGCGGCTCCCGCCAAGAAAGCTCCGGCCAAAAAAGCCGCCGCCAAAAAGGTAGCCAAGAAGGCACCGGCCAAAAAAGCCGCCGCAAAGAAAGCCCCAGCCAAAAAAGCGGCCCCCGCTAAAAAGGCACCGGCGAAGAAGGCGGCTGCAAAGAAAGCCTGA
- a CDS encoding cellulase family glycosylhydrolase, producing the protein MGGFAAGDVTFASGVNIHFTDAKPGELEMLKAAGFRHIRMDLTWQSTERERGVHDFSAYDRLTAALEKHGLKAYYILDYSNTLYEKERSVRTPEGRAAFTKWALAAVSHFKGRGVCWEIWNEPNGGFWKPTANVHEYVEMALDTSKAIKAAFPGEYLSGPATAGMDFAFLEECFKAGLLEWWDGVTVHPYRHGGPETVEIEYHEARRLIGRYAPQGKKIDLISGEWGYSSVWSGHDADTQGMMLPRQWLINAANGIPVSIWYDWHDDGADPKEPEHHFGTVRHTYHKDRDPVYDPKPSYHAARTFNRVLSGHRFVKRMTLGDSDLHALLFGKEGETVVAAWSSRPGSRKVALPADDGTFRVVDHLGAPGPDVVAADGRLEFQISDKPVYFILPGKNPKLEATPEALRVKLSVVPSSGKEIILKIENLSGRELDSVVALKGLKGVSVKEISRAVKVPADQAAVDVSFPLTEAPQEIYEMGASLTVGDAVVSNVQPLAFHPVDESPLDGAKAGGEGDEKVEGVFTLKEEAAPEPSPGGAGRVMRLDYRFGDGWKYATVYPGAKGPLLKSRDGSDRGRARFGMWIYGNGSGLHPRLRIQDALDRVWQPSGKPVTWKGWNYVQFQLDEGTAHWGGKDDKSFRGPKFPLRYQTVFLFDNGPRLATEGTVWFTMPVLILE; encoded by the coding sequence ATGGGTGGTTTCGCGGCGGGGGATGTGACCTTCGCATCCGGGGTGAACATCCACTTTACGGATGCGAAGCCGGGCGAGCTGGAGATGCTGAAGGCCGCCGGGTTCCGCCACATCCGCATGGACCTGACGTGGCAGTCCACGGAGCGCGAGCGGGGCGTCCATGACTTCTCCGCATACGACCGGCTGACGGCGGCACTGGAGAAGCACGGGCTGAAGGCCTACTACATCCTCGACTACTCGAACACGCTCTATGAGAAAGAACGCTCCGTACGCACGCCGGAGGGGCGGGCCGCTTTCACGAAATGGGCGCTCGCCGCGGTGTCCCATTTCAAGGGCAGGGGCGTCTGCTGGGAAATTTGGAACGAGCCGAACGGCGGGTTCTGGAAGCCTACGGCGAACGTGCATGAGTATGTGGAAATGGCCCTCGATACCTCGAAGGCCATCAAGGCGGCGTTTCCCGGCGAGTATCTCAGCGGACCCGCGACGGCGGGGATGGACTTCGCTTTCCTGGAGGAATGCTTCAAGGCGGGCCTGCTGGAGTGGTGGGACGGAGTGACCGTCCATCCATACCGCCATGGCGGGCCGGAGACGGTCGAGATCGAATACCACGAGGCCCGCAGGCTGATCGGCAGATACGCTCCGCAGGGGAAGAAGATCGACCTGATCTCCGGCGAGTGGGGTTACTCCTCGGTCTGGTCCGGGCATGACGCGGACACGCAGGGGATGATGCTGCCGCGGCAGTGGCTCATCAATGCGGCCAATGGCATACCCGTCTCCATCTGGTATGACTGGCATGATGACGGCGCGGATCCGAAGGAGCCGGAGCATCACTTCGGCACGGTGCGGCACACGTATCACAAGGACCGTGATCCGGTCTATGACCCGAAGCCATCCTACCACGCCGCGCGGACCTTCAACCGCGTGCTTTCCGGGCACCGCTTCGTGAAGCGCATGACGCTGGGGGATTCCGATCTCCACGCGCTGCTGTTCGGGAAGGAAGGGGAGACGGTCGTCGCCGCGTGGTCATCCCGCCCCGGCTCCCGGAAGGTGGCCCTGCCCGCGGATGATGGGACCTTCAGGGTGGTGGATCACCTCGGGGCACCGGGGCCGGACGTGGTTGCGGCGGATGGGCGGCTGGAGTTCCAGATCAGTGACAAGCCGGTGTATTTCATTCTTCCCGGAAAGAACCCGAAGCTGGAAGCGACCCCGGAGGCGCTGCGGGTGAAGCTTTCCGTCGTCCCCAGCTCGGGGAAGGAGATCATCCTGAAGATCGAGAATCTGTCAGGACGTGAGCTGGACTCCGTGGTCGCGCTGAAGGGCCTGAAGGGTGTTTCGGTTAAGGAGATCTCGCGGGCGGTGAAGGTTCCCGCCGACCAGGCGGCGGTCGATGTGAGCTTCCCGCTGACGGAGGCACCGCAGGAGATCTATGAAATGGGTGCCTCCCTGACCGTGGGGGATGCCGTGGTCTCCAATGTCCAGCCGCTCGCCTTCCATCCCGTGGACGAGTCACCGCTGGACGGCGCGAAGGCGGGAGGCGAAGGGGATGAAAAGGTCGAGGGTGTCTTCACGCTCAAGGAAGAAGCCGCGCCCGAACCCTCCCCCGGCGGTGCGGGCAGGGTCATGCGGCTGGACTACCGCTTTGGCGACGGGTGGAAATACGCCACCGTCTATCCCGGAGCGAAAGGCCCCCTTCTGAAAAGCCGCGATGGCTCCGACCGTGGCCGCGCCCGGTTCGGCATGTGGATTTACGGCAACGGCAGTGGACTGCATCCCCGCCTGCGCATCCAGGACGCGCTGGACCGGGTGTGGCAGCCGTCGGGCAAGCCGGTGACATGGAAGGGCTGGAACTACGTCCAGTTCCAGCTCGACGAGGGAACCGCCCACTGGGGAGGCAAGGACGACAAGAGTTTCCGCGGACCGAAGTTCCCGCTGCGCTACCAGACCGTGTTCCTTTTCGACAACGGCCCCCGCCTCGCCACGGAAGGGACGGTGTGGTTCACCATGCCCGTGCTGATCCTCGAATGA
- the mnhG gene encoding monovalent cation/H(+) antiporter subunit G: MIDFFIAFFALAGCLAVLLAAVGIYRFPNFFTRAHAATKASAFGLVALMIAACLTFPGVATVIKSLLAMFALFLTLPVASQALAHAARKGGEQDEGEG; this comes from the coding sequence ATGATTGATTTCTTCATCGCCTTTTTCGCGCTGGCAGGCTGCCTCGCGGTGTTGCTCGCCGCGGTGGGCATCTACCGCTTCCCGAATTTCTTCACGCGCGCCCATGCCGCGACGAAGGCCAGCGCCTTCGGCCTCGTCGCGCTGATGATCGCGGCCTGCCTGACCTTTCCCGGGGTGGCCACCGTCATCAAGTCGTTGCTGGCGATGTTCGCGCTCTTCCTCACGCTGCCTGTCGCCTCCCAGGCACTTGCCCACGCCGCGCGCAAGGGTGGAGAGCAGGATGAAGGTGAGGGGTAA
- a CDS encoding Na+/H+ antiporter subunit E: MKVLQAIAFCFIYLRELLTATGRLAWLVVQPRVRLSPCFAEMPLDLRGEFPTLLFVCLVSMTPGSLSVSLDRGRNVLLIHLLDSHDPGAEIARMKLQLERPLIRIFGQG, encoded by the coding sequence ATGAAAGTTCTCCAGGCCATCGCCTTCTGCTTCATCTACCTGCGTGAACTGCTCACGGCCACGGGCCGGCTCGCTTGGCTGGTGGTGCAGCCCCGTGTCCGGTTGTCACCGTGCTTCGCGGAGATGCCGCTGGATCTGCGGGGGGAGTTCCCCACGCTGCTCTTTGTCTGCCTGGTTTCCATGACGCCTGGCAGCCTCAGCGTCTCGCTGGACCGCGGGAGAAATGTCCTGCTGATCCACCTCCTCGACAGCCATGACCCCGGGGCGGAGATCGCCCGCATGAAACTCCAGTTGGAACGCCCGCTCATCCGCATCTTCGGGCAGGGCTGA
- a CDS encoding Na+/H+ antiporter subunit C — protein MENLLPIVIGLLFGCGCYLVMRRNIVRVLLGIMLFGQAANLVIFTSAGLTPGEPPIIPAGETTITGDHADPLPQALVLTAIVIGFAVLAFALALVLRAYEKTGSDDLDTFRNSEN, from the coding sequence ATGGAAAATCTCCTGCCCATCGTCATCGGCCTGCTCTTCGGATGCGGCTGCTACCTCGTCATGCGGAGGAACATCGTCCGTGTCCTGCTGGGCATCATGCTGTTCGGCCAGGCGGCGAACCTCGTGATCTTCACCAGCGCCGGCCTCACGCCGGGGGAGCCTCCCATCATCCCCGCGGGTGAAACAACCATCACCGGCGACCATGCTGACCCGCTGCCGCAGGCGCTGGTCCTCACCGCCATCGTCATCGGCTTCGCCGTGCTGGCCTTCGCCCTCGCCCTCGTCCTCCGCGCCTATGAAAAGACGGGCAGCGATGACCTCGACACCTTCCGCAACTCCGAGAACTGA